The following are encoded in a window of Ruminiclostridium herbifermentans genomic DNA:
- a CDS encoding recombinase family protein: MEYTPPIVSGNRLEKYTDYRNTKGETGLNIGGYIRISTTKDSQKTSIENQKKYITEWAQINKYNIVDFYIDIKTGAYSYMRNEMIRLKNDVASKKVQGIVTKEISRTSRDIMDVIELKRSLADKGAFFISIKEGYDSRTDDDEFLLIIHAGLAQKERKVTSSRVKITQLLKAKEGKANVPCPALGYMLSEDKQRLVINPDTAYIYKLIVDKFLQGWGRLKICKYLNSNGITTKSGGKWCTNSIRAILTNPVYLGVTIYNATIRIRDSNGKAKRMVRPREDWIVKENTHPALITKEKFDRIQQIIQKRKENDSKEWSSTKKYLLSGLLYCACCGGKIYGIKLPKAYAKDINKQDRNENDYYYYYFDKKSDGKCGSKLSYYRMDVVEELVMDEIKKQIKSYDMLDDLVRNKQYIYNNKLEIERKECESLKDKIEAVNAAIIKQQTAFEADIITLDEYKCRMNQLREQKQNYTRKLEILINRLNIDDKLNSAEVKFNIIRDKVNELLDNFSILDYEIKEEIIRKIVKRIYINDDYSMKFEFNFIQ, from the coding sequence ATGGAGTATACTCCTCCAATTGTAAGTGGAAATAGGCTTGAGAAATATACTGATTATAGAAATACAAAAGGTGAAACAGGTTTAAATATTGGTGGTTACATACGAATATCTACTACCAAGGACAGTCAGAAAACCTCTATAGAAAATCAGAAAAAGTACATTACTGAGTGGGCTCAAATAAATAAATATAATATTGTGGATTTTTACATAGATATTAAAACTGGTGCTTATAGCTATATGAGAAACGAAATGATACGATTAAAAAATGATGTAGCTTCTAAAAAGGTTCAAGGTATTGTAACTAAAGAAATATCTAGAACTTCAAGGGATATTATGGATGTAATTGAACTGAAAAGAAGTCTTGCTGACAAGGGCGCTTTTTTTATTTCAATAAAAGAAGGGTATGATAGCAGGACAGATGATGATGAATTCCTTTTAATTATCCATGCTGGTCTAGCACAAAAGGAAAGAAAAGTTACCAGTTCAAGAGTAAAGATAACTCAACTCCTCAAGGCAAAAGAAGGCAAAGCAAATGTGCCATGTCCTGCACTTGGGTATATGTTGTCAGAAGATAAGCAGCGGCTTGTAATTAACCCTGATACTGCTTATATCTATAAGCTAATAGTTGATAAGTTTTTGCAGGGCTGGGGCAGACTTAAAATATGCAAGTATTTAAATTCAAATGGAATTACTACAAAAAGCGGTGGTAAATGGTGTACCAATTCAATTCGTGCTATCTTGACTAATCCTGTCTATTTAGGTGTGACAATATATAATGCAACAATTAGGATAAGAGACAGTAATGGAAAGGCTAAAAGAATGGTAAGACCGAGGGAGGATTGGATTGTAAAGGAAAATACGCATCCTGCTCTTATTACAAAAGAAAAATTTGATAGAATCCAGCAGATTATTCAAAAGAGAAAAGAAAATGATAGTAAGGAATGGAGCAGTACAAAGAAGTATTTACTTTCAGGATTACTATATTGTGCGTGTTGTGGGGGCAAAATTTATGGAATAAAACTCCCTAAGGCCTATGCGAAGGATATAAATAAACAGGACAGAAATGAAAATGATTACTATTATTACTATTTTGATAAAAAGTCTGATGGCAAATGTGGCAGTAAGCTTTCATATTATAGAATGGATGTAGTGGAAGAACTGGTAATGGATGAAATAAAGAAGCAAATAAAATCGTATGATATGCTTGATGATTTAGTTCGTAACAAACAATACATATATAACAATAAACTTGAAATTGAAAGAAAAGAATGTGAATCTTTAAAAGATAAGATAGAGGCTGTCAACGCAGCTATAATAAAACAGCAGACGGCATTTGAAGCTGATATAATAACTTTAGATGAATATAAGTGCAGAATGAACCAGCTACGAGAGCAAAAGCAAAATTACACCAGAAAACTTGAAATCTTGATTAATAGACTAAACATAGATGATAAGTTAAATTCCGCTGAAGTTAAATTCAATATAATAAGAGATAAAGTCAATGAATTATTAGATAATTTTAGTATTCTTGACTACGAAATTAAAGAAGAAATCATAAGAAAAATTGTTAAAAGAATATATATTAATGATGACTATTCTATGAAATTTGAGTTTAATTTTATTCAATAA
- a CDS encoding AgrD family cyclic lactone autoinducer peptide translates to MRFKIKLMVLSVLSLLGMFAATTSANACWIWAFYQRECPKSLLK, encoded by the coding sequence ATGAGGTTTAAAATTAAGTTGATGGTCTTATCTGTTCTGTCGTTATTAGGAATGTTTGCTGCTACTACATCTGCGAATGCTTGTTGGATATGGGCTTTTTATCAGAGGGAATGTCCTAAATCATTACTTAAGTAA
- a CDS encoding sensor histidine kinase has translation MLLLGQILVNTLFAMITAYLIYLFLKSNFSIILERNYLLLFLVLNGLLNGVLSTLWMTVLPIPYNLQFIKTLLLFILNIIIIKYFLHVEWIKSVLSFCIIILFVGIGDFTIPLITYLFGFTVTPDLINTDLFLFFILNIYIFAIAFALVILSPFAKTIKNIKNLTPVGFLIVITLAIMTSYLAIGYIVEFDPVTYIVLFLSSLIFFISSVWYISIYHKYEIQKEEQHQQTFYNESLANTLQDLKRIKHDQVNHLSVLHAMLQMKKYDSAQSYLKEMLHITENIGSMSIYDIKNVGLFGIISTKVNYAKNNGIEFDLKVFDVVDSIPNVKISDLCEVIGIYLDNALEEVLNNGKLRIEMQIETTDKDIVLKISNECIAEPDLKKSKKGEDRGNGLIIANKILSSYKNIIHTTSFDKETMVFSQALSIAKEA, from the coding sequence GTGTTATTATTAGGTCAAATTTTAGTTAATACTCTCTTTGCAATGATTACTGCATATCTGATTTATTTATTTTTAAAATCAAATTTTAGTATTATACTAGAACGAAATTATTTACTTTTATTTCTAGTTTTAAATGGACTATTAAATGGAGTTCTTTCTACGTTATGGATGACTGTTCTTCCCATACCATACAACTTGCAATTTATAAAGACCTTACTGCTTTTCATACTAAATATCATAATAATAAAGTATTTTTTACATGTGGAATGGATTAAATCAGTGCTGTCATTTTGCATTATTATATTATTTGTAGGAATTGGAGACTTTACCATACCTTTGATTACTTATCTATTTGGATTTACTGTAACACCTGATTTAATAAACACCGATCTTTTCTTATTCTTTATTTTAAACATATATATATTTGCTATAGCATTTGCTCTTGTAATATTGTCACCTTTTGCAAAAACAATTAAAAATATTAAAAACTTAACACCAGTTGGTTTTTTAATAGTTATCACACTTGCTATAATGACATCCTACCTGGCAATAGGCTATATAGTTGAATTTGATCCAGTTACTTATATTGTATTGTTTTTATCATCTCTAATATTCTTTATATCTTCCGTTTGGTATATCAGTATTTACCATAAATATGAAATACAAAAGGAGGAGCAGCATCAGCAAACCTTCTATAATGAGTCACTTGCTAATACACTTCAGGACTTAAAGCGTATAAAGCATGATCAAGTAAATCATTTGTCTGTATTACATGCAATGCTCCAAATGAAAAAATATGATTCCGCTCAGTCATATCTTAAAGAAATGTTACATATAACTGAAAACATTGGAAGTATGTCCATATACGATATAAAAAATGTAGGTCTTTTCGGTATAATTTCTACAAAAGTAAATTATGCGAAAAATAATGGAATTGAATTTGACTTAAAAGTTTTTGATGTAGTAGATTCAATTCCCAATGTGAAAATCTCAGATCTATGTGAGGTTATTGGCATTTATTTAGATAATGCTTTAGAAGAAGTATTAAATAATGGAAAGCTAAGAATTGAAATGCAAATAGAAACTACCGACAAAGATATTGTTCTAAAAATTTCCAACGAATGTATTGCTGAACCAGATTTAAAGAAATCCAAAAAAGGAGAAGACAGAGGAAATGGACTTATAATAGCAAATAAAATACTAAGTTCATATAAAAACATTATACACACAACATCCTTTGACAAGGAAACGATGGTATTTTCACAAGCTCTAAGCATAGCAAAAGAGGCTTGA
- a CDS encoding helix-turn-helix domain-containing protein produces the protein MHKNMSKLSIRLRELREEKKLLQKDIANLLNITASAYGYYEQGKREPDTHTVKSLADFYNVSTDYLLGRTNNRRTEVQISCIENSLIAAIDSLSPQSKKELEKYVQLLKLKDLMENINS, from the coding sequence ATGCACAAAAATATGAGCAAACTTTCAATTAGACTGAGAGAACTTCGAGAAGAGAAGAAATTATTGCAAAAGGATATAGCTAATTTGCTAAATATTACTGCTAGTGCTTATGGTTACTATGAGCAAGGTAAAAGAGAGCCAGACACACATACTGTTAAATCTCTTGCTGATTTCTATAATGTGAGTACTGATTATTTACTAGGCAGAACAAATAATAGACGTACAGAAGTTCAAATATCCTGTATTGAAAATTCTCTTATTGCTGCTATTGATAGTCTTAGTCCTCAAAGCAAAAAGGAACTTGAAAAGTATGTCCAATTGCTTAAGCTAAAGGATTTAATGGAAAATATCAATAGTTAA
- a CDS encoding spore coat protein CotJB, with product MKANMSEREMLMWKMQAYDFAMDEVALFLDTHPNDKIALSYFKQYRDLKNQAEREFSKKYGPVTIDNYDFDLSSWKWIDSPWPWEIGSEV from the coding sequence ATGAAGGCAAATATGAGTGAAAGAGAAATGCTAATGTGGAAAATGCAGGCTTATGATTTTGCCATGGATGAGGTTGCGCTTTTTTTGGATACTCATCCAAATGACAAGATAGCATTATCGTATTTTAAACAATATCGTGATTTAAAAAATCAGGCAGAGAGAGAATTCTCAAAAAAATATGGACCAGTTACAATTGATAATTACGATTTTGATTTATCATCATGGAAATGGATTGATAGTCCATGGCCGTGGGAAATTGGAAGTGAGGTATAG
- a CDS encoding GGDEF domain-containing protein encodes MKKQIHKNKNSHFAMYAFLIILAFCALISDFILQQQNLNFFVTLSSIFIFIIIGITRSNVGLIIITILNCFFVAINGFNIITLVNIVEIYYVWILYKNNKKNIILEVIIFGLCLYFPVILATSYNHGSISVESVFSIVMIFLNRVFNALISKMILDYMPLEKIIDFTYDRPKSFTLSSLVIQVSIASVVVPILLLSIATNSSNQEQITKTAINDLKSASEYINKKLNTWSEQEIRDLKLLKPIAVYDLIDNVKIYVSRADNSVNFHLIDLGNKVIASQNTADYMKEGLDWIKKGSIKEIEPKVYRWVAPKDDRFIVKDYSRDKAFFYETSIDKFKVIVSVSESAYKDKTINFYFNLLKLILPISLFVGIFFIIMKRFMLNSIFELISITSGLPQKLKNNETVEFASSNIYEIDSLTTNFKLMVDNLSSMIKNVEATNKKLQESERLLFDQAHFDSLTGLPNRPYFIKKVESDITNFYVDDQFSNKQGIAFFFIDLDKFKAVNDTYGHSAGDKLLKLVAYNMDSVLKNYDNNSSFIARMGGDEFVIEFIYDNKDDIQILAEALISTINKPKQIDNIELTPGISIGICVFPEDGEDIDSIFLKSDSSMYKAKNSGGNKYFFYSEL; translated from the coding sequence ATGAAAAAACAGATACACAAAAATAAGAATAGCCATTTTGCTATGTATGCTTTTCTTATTATTCTTGCTTTTTGTGCATTGATTAGTGATTTTATATTACAACAGCAAAATTTGAATTTTTTCGTAACACTAAGCAGTATTTTTATTTTTATTATAATTGGTATAACAAGAAGTAATGTTGGCCTAATAATAATAACAATATTAAATTGTTTTTTTGTTGCAATAAACGGATTTAACATAATTACTCTTGTTAATATAGTTGAGATTTATTACGTTTGGATTCTATATAAAAATAATAAAAAAAATATAATATTAGAGGTTATTATATTTGGTTTGTGCCTTTATTTTCCAGTGATTTTGGCAACCAGCTATAATCATGGCAGCATTAGTGTAGAGTCTGTATTCAGTATAGTTATGATATTTTTGAATAGGGTATTTAATGCTTTAATTAGTAAAATGATTTTAGATTATATGCCTTTAGAAAAGATAATTGATTTTACATATGATCGTCCAAAATCTTTTACACTATCTAGTTTAGTTATACAAGTAAGTATAGCTAGTGTCGTAGTACCAATTCTTTTGCTTTCCATTGCAACTAATTCAAGTAACCAAGAGCAGATTACTAAAACTGCTATTAATGATTTGAAAAGTGCTTCTGAATATATAAACAAGAAGCTAAATACTTGGAGTGAGCAAGAAATAAGAGATTTAAAATTGTTAAAACCCATTGCGGTTTATGACTTGATTGATAATGTGAAAATATATGTATCAAGAGCAGACAATTCTGTTAATTTCCATTTAATAGATTTAGGTAATAAAGTAATAGCTAGTCAAAATACTGCTGACTATATGAAAGAAGGATTAGACTGGATAAAAAAAGGCAGCATTAAGGAGATTGAACCAAAAGTTTATAGATGGGTGGCACCTAAAGATGATAGATTTATCGTTAAAGATTACAGTCGAGATAAAGCTTTTTTCTATGAAACTTCAATAGATAAATTTAAAGTAATTGTTTCTGTATCAGAATCAGCATATAAAGATAAAACAATAAATTTCTATTTTAATTTACTAAAATTGATTTTGCCTATATCTTTATTTGTGGGTATTTTCTTTATCATTATGAAAAGATTTATGTTAAATTCAATATTTGAGTTAATAAGTATAACTAGTGGATTACCTCAAAAGCTGAAAAACAATGAAACAGTTGAGTTTGCAAGTAGTAATATATATGAAATTGATTCACTGACAACTAATTTTAAATTAATGGTAGATAATTTGAGCAGTATGATAAAAAATGTTGAAGCCACTAATAAGAAGCTTCAGGAATCTGAGCGTTTACTATTTGATCAAGCGCATTTTGATTCTTTGACAGGATTGCCAAATAGACCTTATTTTATTAAAAAAGTTGAAAGTGATATAACGAACTTTTATGTAGATGATCAATTTTCCAATAAACAAGGAATTGCATTCTTTTTTATAGATTTAGATAAATTTAAAGCAGTCAATGATACTTACGGACATTCAGCTGGAGACAAGCTTTTAAAGCTAGTGGCTTATAATATGGATAGTGTGCTTAAGAATTATGATAATAACAGTTCATTTATAGCTCGAATGGGTGGAGATGAGTTTGTTATTGAGTTTATATATGATAACAAGGATGATATACAAATTTTGGCTGAGGCACTAATTAGTACAATAAACAAGCCTAAGCAAATAGATAACATTGAATTAACTCCAGGCATAAGCATAGGCATATGTGTATTTCCCGAAGATGGAGAAGATATTGATAGTATTTTCTTAAAGTCTGATTCATCAATGTATAAAGCTAAAAACTCAGGTGGTAATAAATATTTCTTTTATTCTGAACTATAA
- a CDS encoding Ig-like domain-containing protein, with protein MKKLVKLLTSITIIFMLLLPTSVFADARLSITATPIAGENYMKLNWTNLGAGYTYTVYAKGQDEEIYQSIPAKCDVKVLNVYPDVGNNLKTWMETNGYGRGLISVDEVSITNFNNNPEIYMKDTNGNWKYDVIYFGAWNCNNEINFNDLALIYIEDFIKTGRGVLAGHDTIGYHWNNSGLNKLRAYFNIKVGNWENNYSGIDEGYNYYAGFAGTEITVKKKGLLTNYPWNIGDVGTKLTVPLSHSTSNFALGDIWMTYPDDSLYVWNAPENLKKFSNFYLTTWNNCAMIQTGHSNGEATEDEQKLIANTLFYLAQLTSENSCDDHKSQDISNPDKVIINKISDDNKNLTVNYSKSKDNGTEYKYYVKATNYIAPEIISDTVSAINTSGLAGYSYVIDNIENTEPDNVVDTTDLSISVPLSDLDVNKPIYIHIKAIDKAGNYSETTHSTYMYSSKIELDQNSIVLAEGSTAKLNATVTSISYTNSDIKWTSSDELVATVDNAGNVTALKTGKAIITAQLADTDTISTCEVNVVNVGMNKEKINLAVDETTALEVIASYPITTGIDWKSSDESIATVDSEGNVKAVGTGNAVISAQIRGTGIKVYCNVSIYSISLDKTELSLIQEETHQLIATASSSIVWKSSDETIAVVDVAGNVTAIGVGTAIITAQIAGTDISANCSVNVSALLPVLYIEPELENAKLNHIVSVNLIIDNIKEIAAEDVIIKYDSSKLQFINAEEVDGIMLIKNDIQSGELRFILASKGLENIINTKKTLLKLNFKTIEVGEALIDITKGRVSDGIEMEKSLKDSECGQATIIILDPKLGDVNRDGEFTLLDLAIVARHYGEDPAALPQYNTDIDINQAIDKGDLTQIARYMLANPNYKV; from the coding sequence ATGAAAAAGTTAGTAAAATTATTAACCAGCATAACAATTATATTTATGCTACTATTGCCAACAAGTGTATTTGCAGATGCAAGATTAAGTATTACTGCTACACCAATTGCAGGTGAAAACTATATGAAGCTCAATTGGACAAACCTTGGAGCAGGTTATACTTATACTGTTTATGCAAAAGGGCAAGATGAAGAAATTTATCAAAGTATACCTGCAAAATGTGATGTAAAAGTATTGAATGTTTATCCAGATGTGGGTAATAACTTAAAAACATGGATGGAAACTAATGGGTATGGCAGAGGTCTTATTTCAGTTGATGAAGTTAGTATTACTAATTTCAATAATAATCCTGAAATATATATGAAGGATACTAATGGTAATTGGAAATATGATGTTATTTATTTCGGAGCATGGAATTGTAATAATGAAATAAATTTCAATGATTTGGCATTAATATATATAGAAGACTTTATTAAAACTGGAAGAGGAGTTTTAGCGGGACATGACACAATAGGTTATCATTGGAATAACTCAGGTCTGAACAAACTAAGAGCTTATTTTAATATCAAGGTGGGCAACTGGGAAAATAACTATTCAGGAATAGATGAAGGCTATAATTATTATGCTGGATTTGCTGGAACTGAAATTACAGTAAAAAAGAAAGGGTTATTAACAAATTATCCTTGGAATATAGGAGATGTGGGTACAAAGCTAACTGTTCCATTGTCACATTCTACATCAAATTTTGCTTTAGGTGATATATGGATGACTTATCCGGATGATTCGTTATATGTTTGGAATGCTCCAGAAAATCTAAAGAAATTTAGTAATTTTTATTTAACTACATGGAATAACTGTGCAATGATACAGACAGGTCATTCAAATGGAGAGGCAACAGAAGATGAACAAAAGTTAATAGCGAATACCTTATTCTATCTAGCTCAATTAACAAGTGAAAATTCTTGCGATGACCACAAGTCCCAAGATATTTCAAATCCTGATAAAGTAATAATTAACAAAATATCTGATGACAATAAAAATTTGACTGTAAATTATTCAAAAAGTAAGGATAATGGAACTGAGTATAAATACTATGTAAAGGCAACAAATTACATAGCTCCAGAAATAATTTCTGATACTGTTTCAGCTATAAACACATCTGGATTAGCAGGATATTCATATGTGATAGATAATATAGAAAATACTGAACCTGATAATGTGGTTGATACAACTGATTTATCAATATCAGTTCCACTTTCTGATTTAGATGTAAATAAGCCTATATACATTCATATCAAAGCTATAGACAAGGCTGGAAACTATTCAGAAACTACTCATAGTACATATATGTATTCGAGCAAAATAGAATTAGACCAAAATTCAATTGTTTTGGCGGAAGGCAGTACCGCTAAACTAAATGCAACAGTAACAAGCATTTCTTATACAAATTCAGATATCAAATGGACATCAAGCGACGAGCTAGTAGCAACAGTAGACAATGCTGGAAATGTAACAGCGCTTAAAACAGGAAAAGCAATAATAACAGCACAATTAGCTGATACAGATACTATTTCTACATGTGAAGTTAATGTAGTTAATGTAGGTATGAATAAAGAAAAAATAAACCTTGCAGTTGATGAAACTACCGCTCTTGAGGTAATTGCTTCATACCCTATAACAACAGGCATTGATTGGAAGTCGAGTGATGAATCAATAGCTACTGTGGATTCAGAAGGAAATGTAAAAGCAGTAGGAACGGGAAATGCAGTAATTTCAGCGCAAATACGCGGTACTGGCATTAAAGTGTATTGCAATGTAAGCATTTATAGCATTTCATTAGATAAAACAGAACTAAGTCTAATACAAGAAGAAACGCATCAGCTAATAGCTACAGCTTCCTCAAGCATAGTATGGAAGTCTAGTGATGAAACAATTGCAGTTGTTGATGTAGCCGGAAATGTAACAGCTATTGGTGTAGGTACAGCCATTATAACTGCTCAAATAGCAGGCACAGATATATCAGCTAATTGCTCAGTTAATGTTTCTGCTTTGCTGCCTGTCTTATACATAGAACCAGAATTAGAAAATGCAAAGCTAAATCATATTGTATCAGTAAACTTGATTATTGATAATATAAAAGAAATAGCAGCAGAGGATGTAATAATAAAATACGATAGTTCAAAGCTGCAGTTTATAAATGCAGAAGAAGTTGATGGTATTATGTTAATTAAAAATGATATTCAATCAGGAGAGTTAAGATTTATATTAGCAAGTAAAGGTCTAGAAAATATTATCAATACTAAAAAAACATTGTTAAAGCTGAACTTCAAAACAATAGAAGTAGGAGAAGCTTTAATTGATATAACCAAGGGTAGAGTATCCGATGGTATAGAAATGGAGAAAAGCCTGAAAGACTCAGAATGTGGACAAGCTACAATAATAATATTGGATCCTAAATTAGGAGACGTAAATAGAGATGGAGAATTCACTCTTTTGGATTTGGCAATTGTTGCAAGACATTATGGAGAAGATCCAGCTGCGCTTCCTCAATATAATACAGATATAGACATAAATCAAGCAATAGATAAAGGAGATCTGACTCAAATAGCAAGGTATATGCTAGCTAACCCAAATTATAAAGTATAG
- a CDS encoding AbrB/MazE/SpoVT family DNA-binding domain-containing protein: MKSTGIVRKVDELGRIVLPIELRRTFDIEEKDALEIYVDEATIILKKYEPVCIFCADARNIINYKGKNICQNCLKELKNA, encoded by the coding sequence ATGAAATCAACAGGAATCGTAAGAAAAGTAGATGAACTTGGCAGAATAGTCTTGCCAATAGAATTAAGGAGAACTTTTGATATTGAGGAGAAGGATGCTTTAGAGATATATGTTGATGAAGCAACTATTATATTAAAGAAGTATGAGCCAGTATGTATTTTTTGTGCTGATGCAAGAAACATAATTAATTATAAGGGCAAAAATATCTGTCAAAATTGTTTGAAAGAGTTAAAAAATGCTTAA
- a CDS encoding accessory gene regulator ArgB-like protein, producing MLSKIVKKLTEQIVLNVPGITEEKAEQIDYGLYTAFSDVLKLLAVLITAQILGKLDYALVAVIVFAVNKSYLGGVHAKTQLGCLITHFTIIFGSIYLSEIISIRHFNVILFLVAIVLAILYAPADLVTKPIITLKRKKELKIKGIIVLLIYFFTTFFTPSIYSNIISIITLISTFNVTPIMYKLTKNKRGGIV from the coding sequence ATGTTGTCTAAAATTGTAAAAAAGTTAACGGAACAGATTGTATTAAATGTTCCCGGTATAACAGAAGAAAAAGCAGAGCAAATTGACTATGGATTATATACAGCTTTTTCTGATGTTTTAAAATTACTTGCAGTATTGATTACTGCACAAATTTTAGGCAAATTAGATTATGCCTTAGTTGCCGTTATTGTATTTGCGGTAAATAAGTCATATTTAGGCGGGGTTCATGCCAAAACACAGCTTGGATGCTTAATAACTCATTTTACAATTATTTTTGGCAGCATTTATTTATCGGAGATAATAAGTATCAGACATTTTAATGTGATTTTATTTCTTGTAGCAATTGTTTTGGCAATATTATATGCTCCTGCTGACTTGGTTACAAAGCCTATAATAACACTAAAGAGAAAAAAAGAATTGAAGATTAAGGGAATCATTGTATTATTAATTTACTTCTTTACTACATTTTTTACTCCTAGTATTTACTCAAATATTATTTCTATCATTACTTTAATATCGACTTTTAATGTTACTCCAATAATGTATAAATTAACAAAAAACAAGAGAGGTGGGATAGTATGA
- a CDS encoding ABC transporter substrate-binding protein produces the protein MKNIKAVILSVVFACISLTSCSTNDKNIDVDKIVTPSEASVSIELIENKESIENNDEDEFDFVVWNNAIIEQYLENAVLSRYPKANLKIVSFDGPDYEKVTKALAANEPIDMITYYREGFGNFNSLDGFEDLLKPDYDFNSIKSIFNERELEHCKSFDDSKLLALPFPEFPMVTFYRADILEKYGFPTDPEELGNYISTLEGWMKIATELQKDGIHVLQWNEEIFQQALRNYGFYDDNMNLIVNNEKVRESLKLTIQAHRQSLASKVNVWGPDGQKLIKEDKIAMMYINKWGESHLQGFAPEQAGKWRATRLPLDIYGYQSSYYGSIPSTSKHKKQAWDILKTYLVNDYKSITIQIDKQSEYLGGQKSMQLYDELINKIPLRYPTMLDNNNFSIFMDILYNNMDNKSADDIFNLSISKINESTYHEQKVLTEYLNEHRKK, from the coding sequence GTGAAAAATATTAAGGCTGTAATCTTATCTGTTGTTTTTGCTTGTATATCTCTTACTAGCTGCAGTACTAATGATAAAAATATTGATGTTGACAAAATTGTTACGCCAAGTGAAGCCAGTGTGAGTATAGAACTTATTGAGAATAAGGAAAGTATTGAAAATAATGATGAGGATGAGTTTGATTTTGTAGTATGGAATAACGCAATTATCGAACAATATTTAGAGAATGCGGTTCTTTCAAGATATCCAAAGGCTAATTTAAAAATTGTTAGTTTTGATGGGCCAGATTATGAGAAGGTAACTAAAGCATTAGCAGCAAATGAACCAATTGATATGATTACATATTACAGAGAGGGCTTTGGCAATTTTAACTCTTTAGATGGTTTTGAGGATTTATTGAAGCCTGATTATGATTTTAATAGTATAAAGTCAATTTTTAATGAGCGTGAGTTGGAACATTGCAAATCTTTTGATGATAGTAAACTTTTAGCATTACCTTTTCCAGAGTTTCCAATGGTAACATTTTATCGTGCTGATATATTAGAAAAGTATGGTTTTCCTACCGATCCTGAGGAACTAGGGAATTATATTTCAACTTTAGAGGGTTGGATGAAAATAGCTACGGAACTACAAAAAGATGGTATACATGTTCTCCAATGGAATGAAGAAATTTTTCAGCAAGCACTGAGAAACTATGGATTTTATGATGATAATATGAATTTAATTGTTAATAATGAAAAAGTTAGAGAGTCTCTTAAACTTACTATTCAAGCGCATAGACAGAGCTTAGCTAGTAAAGTTAATGTTTGGGGGCCAGATGGTCAAAAATTAATAAAAGAGGATAAGATTGCTATGATGTATATTAATAAATGGGGCGAATCGCATTTACAGGGTTTTGCACCTGAACAGGCTGGGAAATGGAGAGCAACCAGATTGCCTTTAGATATTTATGGATATCAAAGTTCATACTATGGCTCAATACCATCTACAAGTAAACATAAAAAACAAGCTTGGGATATACTGAAAACATATTTGGTAAATGATTATAAAAGCATAACTATACAAATAGATAAACAAAGTGAATATCTTGGTGGACAAAAATCAATGCAGTTGTATGATGAACTTATTAATAAAATTCCGCTTCGTTATCCTACTATGTTAGATAACAATAATTTTTCAATATTTATGGATATTTTATATAACAATATGGATAACAAAAGTGCTGATGATATTTTTAACTTATCTATATCAAAAATTAATGAATCAACATACCATGAACAAAAAGTATTAACTGAATATCTTAATGAACACAGAAAAAAATAA
- a CDS encoding spore coat associated protein CotJA yields MTDFRVPYGFPYKDMSEMEITNEKLAMEQHNNEDNDKEREKCPNMVLAMAYVLNQEWETPYEANEALKRGTLFPSLDKPFLGGR; encoded by the coding sequence ATGACTGATTTTAGAGTTCCATATGGCTTCCCATATAAGGATATGAGTGAAATGGAGATAACAAATGAAAAACTTGCAATGGAACAGCACAATAATGAAGACAATGATAAAGAGAGAGAAAAGTGTCCCAACATGGTATTAGCGATGGCATATGTCCTAAATCAAGAATGGGAAACACCATATGAAGCAAATGAAGCACTAAAAAGAGGTACTTTATTCCCAAGCCTTGATAAGCCATTCTTGGGGGGGAGGTAA